From one Solirubrobacterales bacterium genomic stretch:
- a CDS encoding rRNA pseudouridine synthase, which produces MRLAKYLAHSGVASRRKAEAIIAAGRVRVAGRKVTDPAFPVEIGDDVRVDGRPAVPEGREVWAVNKPLDVISTADEPGKRIAVVDLVSSGARLYPVGRLDADSTGLILLSNDGELANRLTHPRYGVEKTYRVKAGKPVSDEALKRLEQGVKLDDGPTAPARVRRLGESSFEIALREGRNRQVRRMAEAIGNRVTELERISFGPLRLGRLGRGRSRLLSDAEVERLREAAR; this is translated from the coding sequence ATGCGCCTGGCCAAGTATCTGGCACATTCCGGGGTGGCCTCACGTCGCAAGGCGGAGGCGATCATCGCTGCCGGCCGGGTCCGGGTCGCCGGACGTAAGGTCACCGATCCGGCCTTCCCGGTCGAGATCGGGGATGACGTCCGGGTTGACGGCCGCCCGGCGGTCCCGGAGGGTCGGGAGGTGTGGGCCGTGAACAAGCCGCTCGACGTGATCTCAACCGCCGACGAGCCGGGAAAGCGGATCGCGGTGGTCGATCTGGTCAGTTCCGGAGCCCGGCTCTATCCGGTCGGCCGACTCGATGCCGACTCGACCGGCCTGATCCTGCTTTCGAACGACGGCGAGCTGGCCAACCGACTGACCCACCCGCGGTACGGGGTGGAGAAGACCTACCGGGTGAAGGCCGGAAAGCCGGTCTCGGACGAGGCGCTGAAGCGACTCGAACAAGGGGTGAAGCTGGATGACGGCCCGACCGCTCCGGCCCGCGTCCGCAGGCTCGGGGAGAGCAGCTTCGAGATCGCCCTGCGGGAGGGTCGGAACCGCCAGGTCCGGCGCATGGCCGAAGCGATCGGGAACCGGGTGACCGAACTGGAACGGATCTCCTTCGGTCCACTCCGGCTGGGCCGGCTCGGTCGTGGCCGGAGCCGCCTGCTGAGTGATGCCGAGGTCGAGCGCCTCCGCGAAGCCGCCCGGTAA
- a CDS encoding SMC-Scp complex subunit ScpB yields the protein METIGAGGPTSSELARKVEALLFVSPHPVPEMALAEACEVELELIEEAVGELEAAFAPGRRGLVLRRVSGGLTLATDPAAEGAARRLLAKPRTPPLTQAQAETLSIVAYLQPVARPEIARIRGVSSESAVNSLSERGLIEEAGRSRFGATIYRTSGLFEKVFGLEGLDGLPDPSQFDPTPEDERAIRERLLAAGEQRAEQ from the coding sequence ATGGAAACGATCGGCGCGGGCGGCCCCACCTCAAGCGAACTGGCCCGGAAAGTGGAGGCACTACTTTTCGTGTCACCTCACCCGGTCCCGGAGATGGCCCTCGCGGAAGCGTGTGAGGTTGAACTCGAACTGATCGAGGAAGCCGTCGGGGAGCTGGAAGCAGCCTTCGCCCCCGGCCGGCGGGGTCTGGTGCTGCGCCGGGTTTCCGGCGGCCTCACCCTTGCCACCGATCCGGCCGCCGAGGGCGCCGCCCGCCGCCTGCTGGCGAAGCCCCGCACCCCGCCGCTCACCCAGGCCCAGGCGGAAACCCTCTCGATCGTCGCCTACCTGCAGCCGGTGGCCCGTCCCGAGATCGCCCGGATCCGCGGCGTCTCCTCGGAGTCGGCGGTGAACAGCCTGTCCGAACGCGGGCTGATCGAGGAAGCCGGTCGGTCCCGTTTCGGCGCGACCATCTATCGAACCTCCGGGCTTTTCGAGAAGGTGTTCGGGCTGGAAGGCCTCGACGGGTTGCCCGATCCTTCACAGTTCGACCCGACCCCGGAGGACGAACGGGCGATCCGGGAGCGGTTGCTGGCCGCCGGCGAGCAGCGGGCCGAGCAGTAA
- a CDS encoding segregation/condensation protein A: MASRLDLDLELDLDVFTGPFDLLLSIVLREEISLLEVELGEIVASYVGVLEDQGELDLEVATEFLVLVASLLELKTRLMLPGSEDEFEEIEPEAAVEELVSRMLEYRRYRDLGQMMREHHESQRGYLYRAAPLPPDLRRIELDAAEPIYDPDQLAASLGDLLEPPPRPDLSHMRATVSFRRRLSVLRSALARRPRFDFDEVFGGEDRMTQAVTIFALLDLYAKGELVWDQTEVCGPITVRSTAQQAIARTG, from the coding sequence GTGGCTTCCAGACTGGATTTGGACCTCGAACTGGACCTTGACGTATTCACCGGGCCGTTCGACCTTCTGCTCAGCATCGTGCTGCGCGAGGAGATCAGCCTGCTCGAGGTCGAGCTGGGCGAGATCGTTGCCAGCTACGTCGGAGTGCTGGAAGACCAGGGAGAACTCGATCTCGAAGTCGCAACCGAGTTCCTGGTCCTGGTCGCTTCGCTCCTGGAACTGAAGACCCGCCTGATGCTTCCCGGCAGCGAGGATGAGTTCGAGGAGATCGAACCCGAGGCCGCGGTCGAGGAGCTCGTTTCCAGGATGCTCGAGTATCGGCGCTACCGGGATCTGGGGCAGATGATGCGGGAGCACCACGAATCCCAGCGTGGCTATCTCTACCGCGCGGCGCCGCTGCCACCGGATCTGCGCCGGATCGAACTTGATGCTGCCGAGCCGATCTACGACCCCGACCAGCTGGCCGCCAGCCTGGGCGATCTGCTGGAACCGCCGCCGCGCCCGGACCTGTCCCACATGCGGGCCACCGTCTCCTTCAGGCGGCGGCTCTCGGTGCTGCGGTCGGCGCTCGCCCGGCGGCCCCGGTTCGATTTTGACGAGGTGTTCGGTGGCGAGGACCGGATGACCCAGGCGGTGACGATCTTCGCGCTGCTGGACCTGTACGCAAAGGGTGAACTGGTCTGGGACCAGACCGAGGTCTGCGGGCCGATCACGGTTCGCAGCACCGCCCAGCAGGCGATCGCGAGGACCGGCTGA